A region of Sugiyamaella lignohabitans strain CBS 10342 chromosome A, complete sequence DNA encodes the following proteins:
- the SEC26 gene encoding Sec26p (Essential beta-coat protein of the COPI coatomer; involved in ER-to-Golgi protein trafficking and maintenance of normal ER morphology; shares 43% sequence identity with mammalian beta-coat protein (beta-COP); GO_component: GO:0030126 - COPI vesicle coat [Evidence IEA]; GO_component: GO:0030126 - COPI vesicle coat [Evidence IGI,ISS] [PMID 7929113]; GO_component: GO:0030663 - COPI-coated vesicle membrane [Evidence IEA]; GO_component: GO:0005794 - Golgi apparatus [Evidence IEA]; GO_component: GO:0000139 - Golgi membrane [Evidence IEA]; GO_component: GO:0030135 - coated vesicle [Evidence ISS] [PMID 7929113]; GO_component: GO:0005737 - cytoplasm [Evidence IEA,IEA,IEA]; GO_component: GO:0031410 - cytoplasmic vesicle [Evidence IEA]; GO_component: GO:0016020 - membrane [Evidence IEA]; GO_component: GO:0030117 - membrane coat [Evidence IEA]; GO_function: GO:0003674 - molecular_function [Evidence ND]; GO_function: GO:0005198 - structural molecule activity [Evidence IEA]; GO_process: GO:0006888 - ER to Golgi vesicle-mediated transport [Evidence IMP] [PMID 7929113]; GO_process: GO:0006886 - intracellular protein transport [Evidence IEA]; GO_process: GO:0015031 - protein transport [Evidence IEA]; GO_process: GO:0006810 - transport [Evidence IEA]; GO_process: GO:0016192 - vesicle-mediated transport [Evidence IEA,IEA]) yields the protein MNLLEKGSDEKKIDAMKRILTIMLNGDPMPQLLMQIIRFVMPSRNKQLKKLLHFYWEICPKLGADGKLKQEMILVCNAIRNDLQHPNEYIRGATLRFLCKLREPDLLEPLIPSIRACLDHRHAYVRKNAVFTVYSIASHSADHLIPDATELIKIFLDNETDATCKRNAFIALSNLSRDDAFEFVQKNHTNISGLEELLQLAFIEFIRKDAQTHPELKNSYIKIIGEILESSSNTVVYDAANALTSLTSNASAIKTAASKFIDLAVKESDNNIKLIVLSIVDKLRIKNPGVLNDLTMDILLVLSSPDLDVRRKALELALSMVTSKNVDDVVRLFKKDLAKTVNNSGDFDKNTEYRQLLIQSIHTCAVKFGEVATSVVDLLLDFIGDFNSSSAVDVIAFVKEVVELYPKLRKSIVKRLLTTLNSDEVRSGSVYRGALWILGEYCLEETDIHDSWVHIRKSLGEIPILSTERNKLNGGNDGEEAADNAESGATTNGGTTHKKGPKVLADGTYASESAFTATDAKNLEKVKSSRPPLRALILDGNYFVAAVLAVTITKLVLRFNKVSNNDSHKNALRAEALLILTSILRVGESEIVSQKIDEDSADRVYSCIQALLDTNDAIDLAFLQDSHSAFKVLIDKQKKKQDEKNANEREKTATRVDSPVKFRQFARLEANNVSSENADASDEAALSAANDASSDKIASRLNRIVQLTGFSDPVYAEAYVIVHQFDIVLDVLLFNQTTETLQNLSVEFATLGDLKVVERPTTQNVGPQSFHSVQTTIKVSSADAGVIFGNIIYEGHTGSVNNVVIINDIHVDIMDYIKPGHCSETEFRTMWSEFEWENKVNISVTYPSLRGFLAYLLKNTNMTCLTTGALSDETDADGNYKDECQFLSANLHARSSFGEDALANLSIEKDASGKVTGHVRIRSKGQGLALSLGDRVAELQRKIKPSPLSK from the coding sequence ATGAACCTGCTGGAGAAGGGCTCGgacgagaagaagatcgaTGCCATGAAGCGCATTTTGACGATTATGTTGAATGGCGACCCCATGCCTCAGTTGTTGATGCAGATTATCCGGTTTGTGATGCCGTCGCGGAACAAGCAGCTCaagaagctgctgcatTTTTACTGGGAAATCTGTCCCAAGTTGGGTGCTGATGGTAAGCTCAAGCAGGAGATGATTCTTGTTTGTAATGCCATTCGAAACGACTTGCAACATCCCAATGAATACATTCGAGGTGCTACTTTGCGGTTCTTGTGCAAATTACGCGAACCCGATTTGCTAGAACCTCTTATTCCCAGTATTCGCGCTTGTTTGGACCATCGTCATGCTTATGTGCGAAAGAATGCCGTGTTCACTGTGTACTCAATTGCTAGTCATTCGGCAGATCACTTGATTCCTGATGCTACTGAATTGATTAAGATTTTCCTGGATAACGAGACAGATGCTACTTGTAAGAGAAATGCGTTTATTGCACTCAGCAATTTGAGCAGAGACGATGCTTTTGAGTTTGTCCAGAAGAATCATACCAATATCAGTGGACTCGAGGAATTGCTGCAATTGGCATTTATTGAATTCATTCGTAAGGACGCACAGACCCATCCAGAACTCAAGAACAGTTATATCAAGATTATTGGCGAGATTCTTGAATCTTCGTCCAATACGGTTGTATATGACGCAGCTAACGCACTTACCAGTTTGACTAGTAATGCTTCAGCTATTAAAACGGCTGCTAGTAAGTTTATTGATCTGGCTGTTAAGGAGTCGGATAACAATATCAAGCTGATTGTGTTGAGTATTGTCGATAAATTGAGAATTAAGAACCCAGGTGTTTTGAACGACCTGACTATGGACATTTTGCTTGTATTGTCGAGTCCAGATCTGGATGTGCGAAGAAAGGCACTTGAATTGGCTCTCAGTATGGTTACAAGTAAGAATGTGGATGATGTTGTGAGGTTGTTCAAGAAAGATTTGGCCAAGACTGTCAATAACAGTGGTGACTTTGATAAGAATACCGAGTATAGACAGTTGTTGATCCAGTCAATTCACACATGTGCTGTTAAGTTTGGCGAAGTGGCTACTAGTGTGGTTGATTTGCTGCTTGATTTTATTGGCGATTTCAACtcgtcttctgctgttgatgtcaTTGCATTTGTCAAGGAAGTGGTCGAGTTGTATCCCAAGCTTCGTAAATCCATTGTCAAGCGTCTTTTGACCACTCTTAACAGTGACGAGGTTCGCAGTGGCAGTGTTTATAGAGGCGCGTTGTGGATTCTTGGTGAGTATTGTTtagaagaaacagatatTCATGACTCGTGGGTCCATATTCGTAAGAGTTTGGGCGAGATTCCTATTCTGTCTACCGAACGTAACAAGTTAAATGGTGGAAACGATGGtgaagaggctgctgaCAATGCCGAGTCCGGTGCTACTACAAATGGAGGAACCACTCATAAGAAAGGACCTAAAGTTTTGGCTGATGGTACTTATGCTTCAGAAAGCGCTTTTACAGCCACTGATGCCAAGAACCTGGAAAAAGTCAAGTCATCTCGACCACCATTACGAGCACTTATTCTCGACGGCAACTATTTTGTGGCAGCAGTTTTGGCAGTCACCATCACTAAATTGGTGCTGAGATTCAATAAAGTGTCCAACAACGACTCACACAAGAACGCGCTTCGTGCCGAGGCCCTGCTTATCCTGACATCGATTCTACGAGTTGGCGAGTCGGAAATCGTCAGTCAGAAGATCGATGAGGATTCTGCTGACAGAGTGTATTCGTGTATCCAGGCACTTCTGGACACTAATGACGCCATTGACCTGGCGTTTTTGCAGGATTCTCACTCTGCTTTTAAGGTTCTTATTGataaacagaagaagaaacaagacGAAAAGAATGCTAATGAACGTGAGAAGACAGCTACACGTGTTGACAGCCCCGTCAAGTTCCGACAATTTGCGCGTCTCGAGGCTAATAACGTTTCTTCGGAGAATGCCGATGCTAGtgacgaagcagcacttTCAGCTGCCAACGATGCATCCAGCGATAAGATTGCATCTCGATTGAACCGCATTGTTCAACTGACCGGATTCTCAGACCCTGTGTATGCCGAAGCGTATGTGATTGTGCACCAGTTCGATATTGTACTGGATGTTCTGTTGTTCAACCAGACCACCGAGACTCTACAGAACCTGTCTGTGGAGTTTGCGACTTTGGGAGACCTGAAGGTTGTAGAGCGACCCACCACACAGAATGTCGGGCCACAATCGTTCCACAGCGTTCAGACCACGATCAAGGTGTCATCAGCCGATGCTGGCGTTATTTTCGGTAACATTATCTACGAAGGACACACTGGCAGCGTGAACAACGTGGTCATCATCAACGATATCCACGTGGATATCATGGACTACATTAAACCCGGTCACTGTTCTGAGACCGAGTTCCGGACCATGTGGAGCGAGTTCGAGTGGGAAAACAAAGTCAACATCTCAGTTACGTACCCCAGTCTAAGAGGGTTCCTGGCATACCTGCTCAAGAACACGAACATGACGTGTCTGACCACCGGTGCCCTTTCTGACGAAACAGATGCCGACGGTAACTACAAAGACGAGTGCCAGTTCCTATCGGCCAACCTGCATGCCCGCTCCTCGTTCGGAGAAGACGCTCTTGCCAACCTCAGCATCGAAAAGGACGCCTCTGGCAAGGTCACCGGCCACGTCCGCATCCGGTCCAAGGGCCAGGGCCTGGCCCTCTCCCTCGGCGACCGGGTCGCTGAGCTCCAACGCAAAATCAAACCCTCGCCGCTATctaaataa
- the FMN1 gene encoding riboflavin kinase (Riboflavin kinase, produces riboflavin monophosphate (FMN); FMN is a necessary cofactor for many enzymes; predominantly localizes to the microsomal fraction and also found in the mitochondrial inner membrane; GO_component: GO:0005783 - endoplasmic reticulum [Evidence IEA,IEA]; GO_component: GO:0043231 - intracellular membrane-bounded organelle [Evidence IEA,IEA]; GO_component: GO:0043231 - intracellular membrane-bounded organelle [Evidence IDA] [PMID 10887197]; GO_component: GO:0016020 - membrane [Evidence IEA]; GO_component: GO:0005743 - mitochondrial inner membrane [Evidence IEA,IEA]; GO_component: GO:0005743 - mitochondrial inner membrane [Evidence IDA] [PMID 10887197]; GO_component: GO:0005739 - mitochondrion [Evidence IEA]; GO_function: GO:0005524 - ATP binding [Evidence IEA]; GO_function: GO:0003919 - FMN adenylyltransferase activity [Evidence IDA] [PMID 10887197]; GO_function: GO:0016301 - kinase activity [Evidence IEA]; GO_function: GO:0046872 - metal ion binding [Evidence IEA]; GO_function: GO:0000166 - nucleotide binding [Evidence IEA]; GO_function: GO:0008531 - riboflavin kinase activity [Evidence IEA,IEA]; GO_function: GO:0008531 - riboflavin kinase activity [Evidence IDA,IMP] [PMID 10887197]; GO_function: GO:0016740 - transferase activity [Evidence IEA]; GO_process: GO:0009398 - FMN biosynthetic process [Evidence IEA]; GO_process: GO:0009398 - FMN biosynthetic process [Evidence IDA,IMP] [PMID 10887197]; GO_process: GO:0016310 - phosphorylation [Evidence IEA]; GO_process: GO:0009231 - riboflavin biosynthetic process [Evidence IEA]), translating to MTTSTATAMSRENRPQVVGPESPEPPYPLRVNTRVIAGYGRGSSDLGIPTANIPQDAFDALDIGDTGIYYGWASVHKSSQHPHTIETCPEGTDGTRKVEFSYGETLECGKDSDVVFPMVMSVGWNPFYGNKKRSAEIHIIHKFSDAFYGAAIKFMILGYIRPELNYVSKEALIADINTDIQVALNSLNRPGYASYRTDAFFSQ from the coding sequence ATGACCACGtccactgctactgccatGTCTCGAGAAAATAGACCACAGGTTGTAGGCCCCGAGTCGCCAGAACCTCCATATCCTCTACGAGTAAATACAAGAGTGATTGCAGGCTATGGTCGAGGTTCGTCAGACCTTGGAATCCCCACTGCCAACATCCCTCAAGATGCATTTGACGCTCTTGATATTGGCGATACTGGTATTTATTACGGATGGGCCAGTGTTCATAAATCGAGCCAGCACCCGCACACGATAGAAACATGTCCTGAAGGCACCGACGGCACTCGAAAAGTGGAATTCTCTTACGGCGAGACCCTGGAATGCGGCAAAGACAGCGACGTGGTGTTCCCCATGGTCATGAGCGTTGGCTGGAACCCATTCTACGGCAACAAAAAACGGTCAGCCGAGATCCATATCATCCACAAATTCTCCGACGCTTTCTACGGAGCGGCCATCAAGTTCATGATCCTCGGCTACATCCGACCCGAACTCAACTACGTATCCAAAGAAGCACTCATCGCCGACATCAACACCGACATCCAGGTCGCCCTCAACTCTCTCAACCGCCCTGGCTACGCCAGTTACAGAACTGACGCTTTCTTTTCTCAATAG
- the GLE1 gene encoding nucleoporin GLE1, whose amino-acid sequence MRFTPHRSSSYSDSDVDSLWSQDSEEEEFPVGPRDGDSEDDDEFIEVTYEDALGQEAGGEDATSDWSEDESFRLFTEQRSELLKDLEKSSLPTGVSGLHDQKKLNTATFTSSSPGDSFLNRSATGSMSMNIPLKTQTQQPSQLSFQRNTSTPLKTPGQNQRSTTPAATKSFPHVGSVTSDSGNRSFSNKGAISSPVNGSASASRYQTTVLDSDRSFGSEVNISPSLRRTSRIMNQMQVTADINKLDAMVNKWSISNIEKYADLVKDDEQTIQDKLDQLTDQFNLQIISTNENANNIVARRKKRVSDLINERIRYEEEIKEQKRREAEAEKERLRKQQEEQARIQRELEEARKKQEEERKKQEAIDVANAEARKEAEKKAAEEAKAKAAAEAAAAKAAAEEAAKSRQYTDWTKVDKEFAQRKAKIVEIKEKILAPVSADANLRKYCFQNKRHIKVKLGQLTDSRGQLQTILRELFDVFEQAKKFNHLTYLWLLNFFAKGVVAQAETETIVAVQSAVPLGTLATFCMAQFPELVDLLLARFVKKCPQVIGYSCNIDTEEGRIRMGYKRKNEKWEDDAVYSERVSGMCSVWTVITMTEQLKGTPFNHPYPFSNTWRFLARQLNKDPELVQNGDFAAVAAWWDIASERFVQVYGRQAIKALQLASGPWAMLKPDQRFPAALRLQLLGEEWRKKGKLSVVVKPMLP is encoded by the coding sequence ATGCGTTTTACTCCTCATAGATCAAGCTCTTACAGCGACTCGGATGTCGACTCGCTGTGGTCGCAGgattctgaagaagaagagtttCCAGTCGGTCCTCGAGACGGTGAtagtgaagatgacgacgagttTATAGAAGTGACCTATGAGGATGCTCTTGGACAAGAAGCAGGCGGCGAGGACGCGACGAGTGATTGGTCTGAAGATGAGAGTTTCCGTCTGTTTACCGAACAAAGATCTGAACTGCTGAAAGATCTGGAAAAGAGTAGTCTTCCGACTGGTGTTAGTGGTCTGCAcgaccaaaaaaaactaaaTACTGCAACTTTTACTAGTAGTAGTCCAGGAGACAGCTTTTTGAATAGAAGTGCGACTGGAAGTATGAGTATGAACATTCCGTTGaaaacacaaacacaacaaCCATCACAGCTGTCTTTTCAAAGGAATACAAGTACTCCACTGAAAACACCGGGACAGAATCAGCGTTCCACGACGCCGGCGGCCACTAAATCATTTCCTCATGTGGGAAGTGTGACTAGCGATAGTGGTAACAGAAGCTTCTCTAATAAAGGAGCTATTTCTTCGCCTGTTAATGGAAGTGCCAGTGCATCGAGATATCAGACAACAGTGTTAGATAGTGATCGATCTTTTGGATCCGAGGTGAACATTTCACCATCACtaagaagaaccagtcgTATCATGAACCAGATGCAAGTGACTGCCGATATCAACAAATTAGATGCCATGGTCAACAAATGGAGTATATCAAATATAGAAAAGTACGCTGATCTCGTCAAAGACGATGAGCAGACGATACAGGACAAGCTGGATCAACTGACAGACCAGTTCAATCTTCAGATCATTTCGACAAATGAGAATGCCAATAATATCGTCGCTCGACGTAAAAAGAGAGTCTCAGATTTGATCAACGAGCGAATTCGGTACGAAGAAGAGAtcaaagaacaaaaacgTCGTGAAGCAGAGGCTGAAAAAGAACGGCTGCGGAAACAACAGGAGGAACAAGCTAGAATCCAACGGGAATTAGAAGAAGCTAGAAAGAAACAAGaggaagaaagaaagaaacaGGAAGCTATAGATGTTGCTAATGCAGAAGCCAGAAAAGAAGCTGAAAAGaaagcagctgaagaagccaaagccaaagctgctgctgaagcgGCCGCTGCAAAGGCAGCagccgaagaagcagccaaaTCTCGGCAGTATACAGACTGGACTAAAGTAGATAAAGAGTTTGCTCAACGAAAAGCCAAGATTGTGGAAATCAAGGAGAAAATCCTCGCGCCTGTCAGTGCTGATGCCAATCTTCGCAAATACTGTTTTCAGAACAAACGTCATATTAAAGTCAAATTAGGTCAATTGACCGACTCACGAGGCCAATTACAAACGATTCTACGAGAACTATTCGATGTATTTGAACAAGCTAAGAAGTTCAATCATCTCACTTATTTATGGCTACTGAACTTTTTCGCCAAAGGAGTAGTTGCACAAGCCGAGACCGAGACCATTGTAGCAGTCCAATCTGCCGTGCCACTAGGAACATTGGCCACTTTCTGTATGGCTCAGTTCCCGGAATTGGTCGATTTGCTATTAGCACGATTCGTGAAAAAGTGTCCTCAAGTGATAGGTTACTCATGCAACATTGACACTGAAGAGGGCCGGATCCGTATGGGATACAAACGAAAGAACGAGAAATGGGAAGACGATGCTGTCTACTCAGAACGAGTGTCTGGAATGTGTTCTGTATGGACAGTTATCACCATGACCGAACAACTCAAAGGAACACCGTTCAACCACCCATACCCGTTCTCAAACACCTGGCGATTCCTTGCTCGCCAGCTCAATAAAGACCCCGAACTCGTTCAAAACGGCGACTTTGCCGCCGTGGCTGCCTGGTGGGACATTGCCTCAGAACGGTTTGTCCAAGTGTACGGCCGCCAGGCCATCAAAGCCCTTCAACTGGCATCTGGACCCTGGGCCATGCTGAAACCCGACCAGCGGTTCCCAGCAGCTCTCCGTCTGCAACTCCTCGGCGAGGAATGGCGCAAAAAGGGCAAACTCTCGGTGGTCGTTAAGCCCATGCTCCCTTAA
- the MRPL7 gene encoding mitochondrial 54S ribosomal protein YmL7/YmL5 (Mitochondrial ribosomal protein of the large subunit; MRPL7 produces both YmL5 and YmL7, which are two different modified forms of the same protein; GO_component: GO:0005762 - mitochondrial large ribosomal subunit [Evidence IDA] [PMID 9151978]; GO_component: GO:0005739 - mitochondrion [Evidence IEA,IEA]; GO_component: GO:0005739 - mitochondrion [Evidence IDA] [PMID 16823961]; GO_component: GO:0030529 - ribonucleoprotein complex [Evidence IEA]; GO_component: GO:0005840 - ribosome [Evidence IEA,IEA]; GO_function: GO:0003735 - structural constituent of ribosome [Evidence IEA]; GO_function: GO:0003735 - structural constituent of ribosome [Evidence IDA] [PMID 9151978]; GO_process: GO:0032543 - mitochondrial translation [Evidence IC] [PMID 9151978]; GO_process: GO:0006412 - translation [Evidence IEA]) → MFKRAFHTTVPTAGKPGVSIVHPVHHTVKFKKAQVSERYRELLTPKSSILSAGFRPLVVSPDRVRDHHYNTIQSDLLLINYMHGAEDKKGIKMREWDGSSPYHLNRAPRPPRGRSRATKDIKVRDWSNVPEIVGVSLNCFVPEAKEVSDIAVAAKLQLQQITGVKARTVYSRSNVPTWRLRPGMAMGAKVHLVGRPMNQFLYTLTEIVLPRSKTFTGVSNSAGDTTGNITVGISADDARSFPEIEGNIEQWATTFGFDITIHTTAQVDPDARTLLSAYGFLFKGEEKFPSRM, encoded by the coding sequence ATGTTCAAGAGAGCCTTTCACACGACGGTGCCCACGGCAGGAAAACCCGGTGTGAGCATTGTCCACCCGGTGCATCACACAGTGAAGTTCAAAAAAGCCCAAGTATCAGAGAGATACAGAGAACTATTAACACCCAAGTCGTCGATTCTGTCGGCCGGATTCCGACCGCTAGTAGTGTCGCCCGACCGAGTTCGCGACCACCATTATAACACGATTCAATCAGATCTGTTACTGATTAACTATATGCATGGAGCCGAGGATAAAAAGGGTATTAAAATGCGAGAATGGGATGGCTCGTCGCCATATCATCTCAACAGAGCGCCGCGACCTCCTCGTGGCCGATCTAGAGCCACTAAAGACATTAAAGTACGAGATTGGTCGAATGTGCCGGAAATCGTCGGAGTATCACTCAACTGTTTTGTCCCTGAAGCCAAAGAAGTGTCAGATATCGCGGTTGCTGCCAAACTGCAACTACAACAAATCACAGGTGTTAAAGCCCGCACCGTCTACTCACGATCCAACGTGCCCACCTGGAGACTACGTCCCGGTATGGCCATGGGCGCTAAAGTGCATCTTGTGGGACGACCCATGAACCAATTCTTGTATACACTGACCGAAATCGTTCTCCCGCGATCCAAAACGTTTACTGGAGTCTCTAACAGTGCTGGTGACACCACAGGCAACATCACTGTCGGTATCAGTGCCGACGACGCCCGCTCGTTCCCCGAAATCGAAGGTAACATCGAACAATGGGCTACCACCTTCGGTTTCGACATCACCATCCACACCACAGCCCAAGTCGACCCCGACGCCCGCACCCTCCTCTCGGCCTACGGGTTCCTCTTCAAGGGTGAAGAGAAGTTCCCGTCGCGAATGTAA